In the Aneurinibacillus soli genome, one interval contains:
- a CDS encoding DUF2935 domain-containing protein, with translation MIRALVPNLEPAFVQALQAWEQAFSQTHALFVRYIEIVSGSGYHISPMIYNEIMHLVHFALQQSQQFVQFLNQLAAESAALKSNPTAITVLNHIRRESEYFIGVSEALLQKSR, from the coding sequence GTGATTCGCGCTTTAGTCCCTAACCTAGAACCTGCTTTTGTGCAGGCTCTGCAAGCGTGGGAACAAGCCTTTTCACAAACACATGCACTTTTTGTACGGTATATCGAGATTGTATCAGGATCTGGCTACCATATTTCACCTATGATATACAATGAAATCATGCATCTGGTACACTTCGCACTACAGCAAAGCCAGCAATTTGTCCAATTCTTAAATCAACTCGCAGCAGAAAGCGCTGCATTAAAAAGTAATCCAACTGCTATCACTGTATTGAACCACATCAGGCGTGAATCCGAATATTTTATTGGCGTTTCGGAGGCGCTACTACAAAAAAGCAGGTAA
- a CDS encoding transglycosylase domain-containing protein — MRKINWGARLFLLCLLLWASFLFIFSNIYPVADVVREISNQKIIENKSRFLSLQQIPGAFQLAIIETEDRRFYSHFGIDPIGIVRSFFVDVQGDQLREGGSTITQQLIRNTILGPEKTFTRKIKEVVLSVALDSFMSKQEILDLYLNIIYFGHGAYGAGQAAQVYFGKSLSALSLPEWSLLAGLPNEPYNLDPYSFMNRAKERQKEVLQHLVDAHYISQQEADAAYQQKLVLKHSKA, encoded by the coding sequence GTGAGAAAGATAAATTGGGGGGCGCGACTTTTTCTTCTTTGTTTATTGCTGTGGGCTTCTTTTCTTTTTATCTTCTCAAATATATATCCAGTGGCAGACGTGGTTAGAGAAATATCTAATCAAAAGATCATAGAGAATAAAAGTCGTTTTCTATCTCTGCAGCAAATTCCAGGGGCGTTTCAATTGGCGATTATTGAAACAGAAGATCGTCGTTTTTATTCTCACTTCGGTATTGACCCGATCGGTATTGTTCGTTCTTTTTTTGTAGACGTTCAGGGAGATCAACTTCGTGAAGGTGGAAGTACGATTACGCAGCAACTGATACGAAACACCATTTTAGGACCAGAAAAAACTTTTACCCGCAAAATAAAGGAAGTTGTTTTATCTGTTGCCTTGGACAGCTTTATGAGTAAGCAAGAAATTCTGGATTTATATTTAAATATTATTTATTTTGGACACGGGGCGTATGGAGCGGGACAGGCAGCTCAAGTTTACTTTGGCAAGTCGCTATCCGCCCTTTCTCTTCCGGAATGGAGCCTACTGGCCGGGCTTCCTAATGAACCATACAATTTAGATCCGTATTCTTTTATGAACCGTGCAAAAGAACGGCAAAAAGAAGTTCTTCAGCATTTAGTAGATGCACATTATATTAGCCAGCAGGAAGCAGATGCAGCCTATCAGCAGAAACTGGTGCTTAAACACTCAAAAGCTTAG
- a CDS encoding DEAD/DEAH box helicase, translating to MTTFYELGISESLQRAVTDMGFEETSSIQEKAIPVALTGKDIIGQAQTGTGKTAAFAIPILEKVDTTKEYVQALVIAPTRELAIQVSEEINRLAKYMGIRSLPIYGGQSIDHQIRGLKTRPHIITGTPGRLLDHIKRKTLRLDCTFMVVLDEADEMLDMGFLEDIEQILKEAPVGKQTLLFSATMPKPIQNLAKKFMSNPEIIKIQAKEVTSPAVEQVYYEVNERQKFDVLCRLLDVGNPELAVIFGRTKRRVDELSDALNKRGYLAGGLHGDLNQRQRDVVMNKFREGSIDILVATDVAARGIDVSGVTHVYNFDIPQDPESYVHRIGRTGRAGKTGVAVTFVMPRKTGQLRSIEKAAKVKIHRKPIPTVTEAMEFKQRMTSEKLIQLAEEGDYLQFKQTASELLDQYDSITLVSVALKLLMKEQMDETVQITTEETRDSKKPERKERRNYNGNKGFAGRNTKGKRGRTSSSLL from the coding sequence ATGACAACATTTTATGAATTAGGTATAAGTGAATCCCTTCAAAGAGCAGTTACGGATATGGGTTTTGAAGAAACATCTTCAATCCAGGAGAAAGCCATCCCAGTTGCCTTGACGGGGAAAGATATTATTGGCCAAGCACAGACAGGTACAGGAAAAACGGCAGCCTTTGCTATTCCGATTTTGGAAAAAGTGGATACGACTAAAGAATATGTTCAGGCCCTTGTTATTGCGCCTACAAGGGAATTAGCCATTCAGGTTTCAGAAGAGATTAACCGTTTAGCGAAATATATGGGGATACGTTCTCTTCCGATTTATGGGGGACAGTCTATCGATCATCAAATAAGGGGATTAAAAACACGTCCGCATATTATAACCGGAACACCAGGCAGACTGCTGGATCACATCAAACGGAAAACACTGCGGTTAGATTGTACCTTTATGGTCGTATTGGATGAAGCAGATGAAATGTTAGATATGGGTTTTCTAGAGGATATCGAACAAATCCTTAAGGAGGCCCCGGTGGGAAAACAAACCTTACTGTTTTCGGCAACAATGCCAAAACCGATTCAAAACCTTGCGAAAAAATTTATGAGCAATCCAGAAATCATTAAAATTCAGGCGAAAGAAGTCACATCTCCAGCAGTGGAACAAGTGTATTATGAGGTAAACGAACGCCAAAAGTTTGATGTTCTTTGCCGTCTGTTGGATGTGGGGAATCCAGAGCTGGCAGTAATCTTTGGGCGAACAAAAAGACGCGTTGATGAATTGAGCGATGCCTTAAATAAAAGAGGTTATCTTGCTGGTGGGTTGCACGGAGATTTAAATCAGCGGCAGCGAGATGTTGTGATGAATAAATTTCGTGAGGGAAGTATTGATATTTTAGTCGCAACAGATGTTGCTGCTAGGGGAATTGATGTTTCAGGCGTTACTCATGTCTACAATTTTGACATCCCGCAAGACCCGGAAAGTTATGTTCACCGCATTGGAAGAACAGGACGAGCCGGTAAGACGGGGGTTGCTGTCACATTTGTTATGCCTAGGAAAACAGGTCAGCTTCGGAGTATCGAAAAAGCTGCAAAAGTAAAAATCCATCGAAAACCGATTCCGACAGTTACAGAAGCGATGGAGTTTAAACAACGAATGACATCAGAAAAGCTGATTCAATTAGCTGAAGAGGGTGATTATTTACAGTTTAAGCAAACGGCAAGTGAATTACTGGATCAGTATGATTCAATTACGTTAGTTTCGGTTGCCTTGAAGCTATTGATGAAGGAACAGATGGATGAAACTGTACAGATTACTACCGAAGAAACGCGAGATTCCAAGAAGCCTGAAAGGAAAGAAAGAAGGAATTATAATGGGAATAAAGGGTTTGCAGGAAGAAACACAAAAGGTAAGCGAGGGCGAACTTCTAGCTCATTGTTATAA
- a CDS encoding phosphatase PAP2 family protein has translation MYKELERKKERRGFQVNTLRLQFTYVFFLGLLAAICFGIVAGLVSTHKIAYFDSMVISFIQGFESPTLTKVMKFFTFVGSTAFVGIISIVILIFLYKVLNHRLEMLLFMVVMAGTVILDQALKFSFHRERPTFHRLIEETGYSFPSGHSVEAFAMYGIVSFLLWRHIPARAGRTIIIIISVIMTLSIGISRIYLGVHYPSDVIGGYLVSGFWLSLTIWYYQWYKEHRYQQKSV, from the coding sequence ATGTATAAAGAGCTAGAAAGAAAGAAGGAACGGAGAGGATTTCAAGTGAACACACTCAGATTACAGTTTACGTATGTTTTTTTTCTTGGTTTATTAGCAGCTATTTGTTTCGGTATAGTAGCCGGTCTTGTAAGTACACATAAGATTGCCTATTTTGACAGTATGGTCATATCGTTTATCCAGGGTTTTGAATCGCCGACACTTACGAAAGTGATGAAGTTTTTTACATTTGTAGGCTCAACCGCTTTTGTGGGGATTATTTCCATAGTTATCCTGATTTTCTTGTATAAAGTTCTCAATCATCGTTTAGAGATGCTTTTATTTATGGTTGTTATGGCAGGAACAGTCATTCTGGATCAAGCATTAAAATTTTCATTTCACCGGGAGCGTCCGACGTTTCATCGTCTTATTGAAGAAACAGGATACAGTTTCCCCAGTGGTCATTCCGTAGAGGCTTTTGCGATGTATGGGATAGTATCCTTTCTTCTATGGCGTCATATTCCTGCCCGAGCGGGACGTACGATTATTATTATCATTAGTGTTATTATGACTTTATCTATTGGAATAAGTCGTATTTATTTAGGCGTGCATTACCCAAGTGATGTTATTGGAGGCTACCTTGTCAGTGGATTCTGGCTCTCACTTACCATTTGGTACTATCAGTGGTATAAGGAGCACCGTTATCAACAAAAATCAGTATAA
- a CDS encoding DedA family protein, with amino-acid sequence MQNLIHTLLLSLASLGYVGIALGLMVEVIPSEIVLAYSGFLIAQGKISLPGAIIAGTIGGTIAQLFIYWIGYYGGRPFLEKYGKYLFIHKRHIDVAENWFNRYGSGVIFTARFIPVVRHAISIPAGIARMPIIKFIIYTMCAVIPWSALFISLGIQLGENWSQINQMARPYVQPIMIIASIITLLYVSYSLWKRKRK; translated from the coding sequence ATGCAAAATTTAATTCACACGCTTTTACTTTCATTAGCAAGTCTCGGTTACGTTGGAATTGCATTAGGACTCATGGTTGAAGTGATTCCAAGTGAAATTGTATTAGCCTACAGCGGGTTTCTCATCGCCCAGGGGAAAATCTCCTTGCCTGGAGCGATTATTGCGGGAACAATTGGCGGAACGATTGCCCAACTGTTCATTTATTGGATTGGATATTACGGGGGAAGGCCATTTTTAGAGAAGTATGGGAAATATCTTTTCATTCATAAACGTCATATAGATGTAGCAGAAAATTGGTTTAATCGTTATGGTTCCGGCGTTATTTTTACCGCCCGTTTTATTCCTGTCGTAAGACATGCTATTTCAATCCCTGCAGGAATAGCCCGCATGCCGATTATAAAATTTATAATCTACACGATGTGCGCTGTTATTCCATGGTCTGCTTTGTTTATTAGTCTGGGTATTCAATTAGGGGAGAATTGGAGTCAAATTAATCAAATGGCTCGGCCATATGTCCAACCTATTATGATAATCGCAAGTATAATTACGTTGCTCTATGTTTCATACAGCCTATGGAAAAGGAAGAGAAAATAA
- a CDS encoding CarD family transcriptional regulator — MEVDFLFQVGDKIVYPMHGAGVIEAIEEKEILGEKQQYYVIKMPIGNMQVLVPMGKASDVGIRLAVDMLTLENTLLVFRDRELEQSLPWSQRYRINMDKIKTGAIQEGAEVICDLMRMNERKALNSSEKRMLDNAKDMLISELALVKGFTENQAIDFLHAEVYN; from the coding sequence CTGGAGGTGGATTTTTTGTTCCAAGTTGGCGACAAGATTGTTTATCCAATGCATGGTGCAGGTGTAATTGAAGCCATAGAGGAAAAGGAAATCCTTGGAGAGAAACAGCAGTATTATGTCATAAAAATGCCCATTGGCAATATGCAAGTACTGGTTCCTATGGGGAAAGCATCAGATGTAGGCATACGCCTGGCTGTCGATATGCTTACATTGGAAAATACATTGCTTGTTTTTCGTGATAGAGAATTAGAACAATCACTCCCATGGAGCCAAAGGTATCGCATAAACATGGATAAAATCAAAACGGGCGCTATACAAGAAGGTGCTGAAGTCATCTGTGATTTAATGCGTATGAATGAAAGAAAAGCGCTGAATTCAAGCGAAAAGAGAATGCTGGACAATGCAAAGGACATGTTAATTAGTGAACTAGCGTTAGTCAAAGGATTCACTGAAAACCAGGCAATTGATTTTTTACATGCAGAGGTTTATAACTGA
- a CDS encoding cold-shock protein — MNTGTVKWFNAEKGFGFIEREDGDDVFVHFSAITGDGFKSLEEGQRVSFDITQGNRGDQAANVSKL, encoded by the coding sequence ATGAACACAGGTACAGTAAAATGGTTTAATGCAGAAAAAGGTTTTGGCTTTATTGAAAGAGAAGATGGCGATGATGTATTCGTACATTTCTCTGCGATTACAGGAGATGGATTCAAATCTCTTGAAGAAGGTCAGCGCGTTAGCTTTGATATTACGCAAGGCAACCGTGGAGATCAAGCGGCAAACGTTTCTAAGTTATAA